Proteins encoded within one genomic window of Bacillus sp. F19:
- the rimP gene encoding ribosome maturation factor RimP — MSKKVTEIVAELAMPILDELTLELVDIEFVKEGKEWFLRVFIDSSDGIDIEHCAIVSEKLSEKLDETDPIEQNYFLEVSSPGAERPLKKDTDFTKSIGKNVYIKTYEPFEGSKVFEGELTAFDGEHVIVTILIKTRKKQIQIPYEKIASARLAVTFN; from the coding sequence ATGAGCAAAAAAGTTACTGAAATCGTAGCAGAATTAGCTATGCCGATTTTAGATGAGTTAACATTGGAATTAGTGGATATTGAATTCGTAAAAGAAGGAAAAGAATGGTTTTTGCGCGTATTCATAGATTCAAGTGATGGAATCGACATAGAGCATTGCGCGATTGTAAGCGAAAAACTGAGTGAAAAATTAGATGAAACAGATCCTATCGAACAAAATTATTTTCTTGAAGTTTCATCGCCTGGTGCGGAGCGTCCGCTGAAGAAGGATACTGACTTCACAAAATCAATCGGCAAAAATGTTTACATTAAAACATATGAGCCTTTTGAAGGATCGAAAGTATTTGAAGGAGAGCTTACTGCTTTTGATGGTGAGCATGTAATTGTAACGATTTTAATTAAAACACGCAAAAAACAAATTCAAATACCTTACGAAAAAATCGCCAGTGCAAGGCTCGCTGTCACGTTCAATTAA
- the nusA gene encoding transcription termination factor NusA, with translation MSNELFDALTILEKEKGISKEVIIEAIEAALISAYKRNFNQAQNVRVDLNRETGTMRVFARKDVVDEVYDPRLEVSVEEAQSVNPSYQVNDVLEMEVTPKDFGRIAAQTAKQVVTQRVREAERGVIYSEFVDREEDIMTGIVQRIDSKFIYVSLGKIEALLPVSEQMPNEKYKPHDRIKVFITKVEKTTKGPQIFVSRTHPGLLKRLFEIEVPEIYDGTVEIKSVAREAGDRSKISVHSDNSEVDPVGSCVGPKGQRVQAIVNELKGEKIDIVKWSNDPVEFVANALSPSKVLDVNVNEDDKATTVVVPDYQLSLAIGKRGQNARLAAKLTNWKIDIKSETDALQMGIYPRAGANVPLDESEDDEPLFSFNQDELDK, from the coding sequence ATGAGTAATGAACTTTTTGATGCCTTAACGATTCTTGAAAAAGAAAAGGGCATCAGTAAAGAAGTGATCATTGAAGCAATTGAAGCTGCATTGATCTCTGCTTATAAGCGTAATTTTAACCAGGCTCAGAATGTTCGCGTTGATTTAAACCGCGAAACAGGAACAATGAGAGTCTTTGCAAGAAAAGATGTAGTTGATGAAGTATATGATCCAAGGCTTGAAGTTTCAGTAGAAGAAGCTCAAAGCGTGAATCCAAGCTATCAGGTAAATGATGTTCTTGAGATGGAAGTAACGCCTAAAGACTTCGGCCGCATTGCAGCACAGACTGCCAAACAAGTCGTAACACAGCGTGTGCGCGAGGCAGAACGCGGTGTGATTTACTCTGAATTTGTAGATCGCGAAGAAGATATCATGACTGGTATTGTCCAAAGAATTGACTCTAAATTTATTTATGTCAGCCTTGGGAAAATTGAGGCGCTGCTTCCTGTAAGCGAACAAATGCCAAACGAAAAATACAAGCCGCATGACCGCATTAAAGTATTTATTACAAAGGTCGAAAAAACAACAAAAGGACCTCAAATTTTCGTTTCACGCACTCATCCTGGTTTATTAAAACGATTATTTGAAATTGAGGTTCCTGAAATTTATGACGGCACGGTAGAAATTAAATCGGTAGCGCGCGAAGCTGGCGACCGTTCAAAAATTTCTGTGCACTCAGACAATTCTGAAGTCGATCCGGTCGGTTCATGTGTAGGTCCTAAAGGCCAGCGTGTGCAGGCTATCGTAAATGAGTTGAAAGGCGAAAAGATTGATATCGTAAAATGGTCAAACGATCCTGTTGAGTTTGTTGCCAATGCTCTAAGTCCTTCAAAAGTTCTTGATGTCAATGTGAACGAGGATGACAAAGCGACAACAGTGGTTGTGCCTGATTATCAATTATCGCTTGCTATCGGCAAAAGAGGTCAAAATGCACGGTTAGCGGCAAAATTGACAAACTGGAAGATTGATATTAAAAGTGAGACAGACGCTCTGCAAATGGGCATTTACCCTCGTGCAGGAGCAAATGTGCCGCTTGATGAAAGCGAAGACGATGAGCCGCTTTTTTCTTTCAATCAAGATGAATTAGACAAGTAA